A window of the Pseudomonadota bacterium genome harbors these coding sequences:
- a CDS encoding bifunctional precorrin-2 dehydrogenase/sirohydrochlorin ferrochelatase, giving the protein MLPVQLDVTRLKIAIVGRGAAAARKLKFCENAGARHITVYSDKTGDALSAVAGARLVARLPETRDLAQADVVFVAGLSDAVAGPIADACRALKVLVNVEDRKPYCDFHLPALVRRGDLTLTISTAGRAPGLAGSLRRYVERLFGPEWAGRLDELAEVRDGWRADGADMAAVKRRTDRYIDEQGWLG; this is encoded by the coding sequence ATGCTACCCGTTCAGCTCGACGTCACCCGCCTGAAGATCGCGATCGTCGGGCGTGGCGCGGCGGCGGCGCGCAAGCTCAAGTTTTGCGAAAACGCAGGCGCGCGCCATATCACGGTCTATTCCGACAAGACCGGCGATGCCCTGTCGGCCGTGGCCGGCGCACGTCTGGTGGCGCGTCTGCCGGAAACCCGCGACCTCGCCCAGGCCGACGTAGTGTTTGTCGCCGGTCTGAGCGACGCCGTCGCGGGGCCGATCGCTGACGCCTGCCGGGCGCTGAAGGTCCTGGTCAATGTCGAGGACCGCAAACCCTATTGCGACTTCCACCTGCCGGCCCTGGTCCGGCGCGGCGACCTGACCCTTACCATCTCGACCGCCGGCCGCGCGCCCGGTCTGGCCGGATCGCTTCGACGTTATGTAGAGCGGCTGTTCGGACCGGAATGGGCCGGACGCCTTGACGAACTGGCCGAGGTGCGCGACGGCTGGCGCGCCGACGGCGCCGACATGGCGGCGGTCAAACGGCGCACCGACCGCTACATCGACGAACAGGGGTGGCTCGGATGA
- a CDS encoding phytanoyl-CoA dioxygenase family protein yields MASRTLTDNEIDAFERDGVVLVREAADMLWIDRLNDVVKTQLAEPSRWVNDANPGAERDRFFTDRYLWRDNAAINAFVFEGGMGALAAQATRSVTMRFYFDHLLVKEPGTATPTPWHQDIPYWPFMGHQICSVWLALTDCDARSSGLEFIRGSHADRTIFKPEVFGARDNHPSAWQADGGGKPVPDIEANRDAYDIVSYDTHAGDALVFSAWTLHGAPGNSSPDHRRAAISTRWLGDDAVWFPHDGTDPTVSEDDVNLESGDPAHDDTVFPVVWAN; encoded by the coding sequence ATGGCGTCACGCACATTGACGGATAACGAGATCGACGCGTTCGAGCGCGACGGCGTGGTCCTGGTGCGCGAGGCCGCCGACATGTTGTGGATTGACCGTCTGAACGACGTCGTCAAAACGCAGCTCGCCGAACCCAGCCGCTGGGTCAATGACGCGAACCCCGGTGCCGAGCGCGACCGCTTCTTCACCGACCGCTATCTGTGGCGCGACAACGCGGCGATCAACGCCTTTGTCTTCGAAGGCGGCATGGGGGCCCTGGCCGCCCAGGCGACGCGCAGCGTGACCATGCGTTTCTACTTCGATCATCTACTGGTCAAGGAGCCGGGCACCGCGACGCCGACGCCATGGCACCAGGACATTCCCTATTGGCCGTTCATGGGTCACCAAATCTGTTCGGTCTGGCTGGCGCTGACCGATTGTGACGCGCGCTCGAGCGGGCTGGAGTTCATCCGCGGCTCCCATGCCGACCGCACCATCTTCAAGCCCGAGGTCTTCGGTGCGCGCGACAATCATCCCTCCGCATGGCAAGCCGATGGCGGTGGCAAACCGGTGCCCGACATTGAAGCCAACCGCGATGCCTATGACATCGTGAGCTACGACACCCACGCTGGCGATGCCCTGGTGTTTTCGGCCTGGACGCTGCACGGCGCGCCGGGCAACAGTTCGCCTGATCATCGCCGCGCGGCGATCTCCACCCGCTGGCTAGGCGACGACGCCGTCTGGTTTCCCCACGACGGTACCGATCCAACGGTCAGCGAAGACGATGTCAATCTGGAATCCGGCGATCCCGCCCATGACGACACGGTGTTCCCCGTCGTGTGGGCGAACTGA
- a CDS encoding NAD(P)H oxidoreductase, whose protein sequence is MKVLVVFCHPRRDSLTGQVADAVVAGLGDAGHDAELADLYGEGFDPVLREPDEPDWEREDKVYSAAVQDEMARMERNDAVILVFPIWWWSMPAVLKGWIDRVWNKDWAYGSAFLPHKRALAIGLSASDDPTYAKRGYDTAIETQIVTGIFNYCGIEDGRFAYLHHSTDGGERPAAMIAEARELGRHFADGLTEGR, encoded by the coding sequence ATGAAGGTGCTGGTCGTTTTTTGTCATCCACGCCGGGACTCGCTAACGGGTCAGGTCGCTGATGCCGTTGTCGCCGGTCTTGGCGATGCCGGTCACGACGCCGAGCTCGCCGATCTCTACGGCGAGGGCTTCGATCCGGTCTTAAGGGAACCCGACGAGCCGGACTGGGAACGCGAGGACAAGGTCTATTCGGCGGCCGTCCAGGACGAGATGGCCCGCATGGAACGCAACGACGCCGTGATCCTGGTGTTTCCAATCTGGTGGTGGTCGATGCCGGCGGTGCTGAAGGGCTGGATCGACCGTGTCTGGAACAAGGATTGGGCCTATGGGTCGGCGTTTCTGCCTCACAAGCGCGCGCTGGCCATCGGGTTGTCGGCCTCCGACGACCCAACCTATGCCAAACGCGGCTACGACACGGCGATCGAAACCCAGATCGTCACCGGCATCTTCAACTACTGCGGCATCGAGGACGGGCGTTTCGCCTATTTGCACCACTCTACCGATGGCGGTGAGCGGCCGGCGGCCATGATTGCCGAGGCCCGCGAACTGGGCCGCCACTTTGCCGACGGTCTCACCGAGGGACGGTAA
- a CDS encoding phosphoadenylyl-sulfate reductase translates to MSGWRQQRRDRAKRRAAEFALDHGHLSGHDLLRAAIEGPFAGEIAVASSFGAEAVALLALAAEIDPAIPVIFLDTGKLFPETLTYRDDVIDRLGLTGVRSAGPDIVDIAATDPGGTLWRDNPDACCFLRKVTPMVQALTPFAAWVTGRKRFHGGGRQSLPSVEASDGWVKINPLADWDKRDVFQFIARHGLPKHPLLERHYVSIGCTPCTRPVSGDEAIRDGRWAGRAKAECGIHLMESPTPVIKEAAVPDVAQQAG, encoded by the coding sequence ATGAGCGGCTGGCGTCAGCAGCGCCGCGACCGCGCAAAACGGCGAGCCGCGGAGTTCGCCCTGGACCACGGTCATCTGTCGGGTCACGACCTGCTGCGAGCAGCCATTGAAGGCCCGTTCGCCGGCGAGATTGCCGTCGCGTCCTCGTTTGGCGCGGAGGCGGTTGCGCTCCTGGCGCTTGCCGCCGAGATCGACCCGGCCATCCCGGTGATCTTTCTGGATACCGGTAAGTTGTTCCCGGAGACACTCACCTATCGTGACGACGTGATCGACCGTCTGGGTCTGACCGGCGTGCGTTCCGCCGGTCCCGACATCGTCGATATCGCCGCGACCGACCCTGGCGGCACGCTGTGGCGCGACAATCCCGACGCCTGCTGTTTCCTGCGCAAGGTAACGCCGATGGTCCAGGCGCTGACGCCCTTTGCTGCCTGGGTCACCGGTCGCAAACGGTTCCATGGCGGCGGCCGACAAAGCCTACCGTCGGTCGAGGCATCCGACGGCTGGGTCAAGATCAATCCGCTGGCCGATTGGGACAAACGCGATGTCTTTCAGTTCATCGCCCGCCACGGCCTGCCCAAGCACCCGCTGCTGGAGCGCCACTATGTGTCGATCGGCTGCACGCCGTGTACCCGTCCGGTAAGCGGCGACGAGGCTATCCGCGACGGCCGCTGGGCTGGCCGCGCCAAGGCCGAGTGCGGCATTCACCTGATGGAATCGCCGACGCCGGTGATCAAGGAGGCGGCCGTCCCAGACGTTGCCCAACAGGCAGGATGA
- a CDS encoding FAD-dependent oxidoreductase produces MTELSLAFGFSFDDLYDREGLVRLDRCFVDRLKENDAELFNRLMAARSEPTGLDSKTHSDLLTDLGPTVEDFVTELFGVGDELATLRGERDRLNPIYECKRIFVRRRAAKAFKPDELAAADGAELRRVVEALIGEILTELSFARAVMAWLDDEEANAEALDAAARFAAWAALSDEGRHRYRKSPLFHLPEKLNPDHLVPVETVEIGGVTMLRLPEHDLRRREGFALTDHGMDLEAALDHANYCIWCHNQGKDSCSTGLKDKEGAFKQSPHGVTLAGCPLDEKVSEMNLLKSSGLSLAALAVAMVDNPLCAATGHRICNDCMKACIYQKQEPVDIPQIETRTLKDILELPWGFEIYSLMSRWNPLNIERPVPREKTGRQVLVVGVGPAGFNLAHHLMNDGHTVVCVDGLKIEPLEPEISGVDLLGNRHAFQPIHSINQLYEDLDDRVMAGFGGVAEYGITVRWNKNFLKLIRLQLERRESFRMFGGVRFGGTLTIDGAFAAGFDHIALAAGAGKPTYIDMPNAMARGVRMASDFLMALQLTGAARQPSIANLQLRLPAVVIGGGLTAVDTATESMAYYPVQVEKFLARYEALAADGREAHLRATWSAEEAAIADEFMVHAYAIRTERMEAAAEGREPRIRELVQSWGGVTIAYRRDIADSPSYRLNHEEVALALEEGISFAPGLTPTRVDIDEYGHASALVTTDGDGNEVTLPARAILVAAGTQPNTVLAREDSAHVSLDGKYFQAFDEAAEPVAPEQVAKPAETDVLMHIAPDGRSVSFHGDLHPSFAGNVVKAMGGAKRAYPVITRMLEKLDAAANVGEAAFFDDLTQRLVATVAWVERLTPTIVEVVVHAPEAAANFKPGQFYRLQNYESFSGRPADTLLAMEPLAMTGAWTDPERGLLSLIVLEMGGSSDLVANLRKDEPVIVMGPTGSPTEIPSGETVLLFGGGLGNAVLFSIGRAMREAGSRVLYVAGYRKVEDRYKVAEIEQAADTIIWACDEQPGFEPSRPQDRSFVGNIVDAVTAYQAGELGEVTIGLDEVDRIIAIGSDKMMAAVKAARFGAFSPWLKPEHTAIGSINSPMQCMMKEVCAQCLQPHVDPLTGERRPPVFSCFNQDQMLDCVDFPGLAQRLAQNGVHEKLTRFWIDRSLREMALRPAAE; encoded by the coding sequence ATGACCGAGCTTTCCCTGGCATTCGGGTTTTCCTTCGACGACCTCTATGACCGCGAGGGTCTGGTGCGCCTGGACCGCTGCTTCGTCGATCGTCTGAAGGAAAACGACGCCGAGTTGTTCAACCGCCTGATGGCCGCACGCAGCGAGCCCACTGGCCTCGACTCCAAGACCCATTCCGATCTGCTCACCGACCTCGGGCCGACGGTCGAAGACTTCGTAACCGAGCTGTTCGGCGTCGGCGACGAATTGGCGACGCTGCGCGGCGAGCGCGACCGGCTCAACCCGATTTACGAATGCAAGCGCATCTTCGTGCGCCGCCGTGCCGCCAAGGCGTTCAAGCCCGACGAACTGGCCGCAGCCGATGGCGCTGAGCTGCGCCGCGTCGTCGAGGCACTGATCGGCGAGATACTGACCGAGCTCTCCTTCGCCCGCGCCGTGATGGCCTGGCTCGACGACGAAGAGGCAAACGCCGAGGCGCTTGATGCCGCTGCCCGCTTCGCCGCCTGGGCGGCGTTGTCGGACGAGGGCCGGCACCGTTACCGCAAGAGCCCGCTGTTTCATCTGCCGGAGAAGCTGAACCCGGACCACCTGGTGCCGGTCGAGACGGTCGAGATCGGCGGCGTCACCATGTTGCGTCTGCCCGAGCACGATCTGCGCCGCCGCGAAGGGTTCGCGCTGACCGATCACGGCATGGACCTGGAAGCAGCGCTTGATCACGCCAACTACTGCATCTGGTGCCACAACCAGGGCAAGGATAGCTGCTCGACCGGACTGAAAGACAAGGAGGGCGCGTTCAAGCAGAGCCCGCATGGCGTGACGCTGGCCGGCTGTCCGCTGGACGAGAAGGTCTCGGAGATGAACCTTCTAAAGTCCTCCGGCCTGTCGCTTGCCGCCCTTGCCGTCGCCATGGTCGACAACCCGCTATGCGCGGCGACCGGCCACCGCATCTGCAACGACTGCATGAAGGCCTGCATCTATCAGAAGCAGGAACCGGTCGACATTCCGCAGATCGAGACGCGCACGCTGAAGGACATTCTGGAGCTGCCCTGGGGATTCGAGATCTACAGCCTGATGTCGCGCTGGAACCCGCTGAACATCGAGCGGCCGGTGCCACGCGAAAAGACCGGACGACAGGTGCTGGTCGTCGGGGTCGGGCCGGCCGGCTTCAACCTGGCGCATCATCTGATGAACGACGGCCACACGGTGGTCTGCGTCGACGGCCTGAAGATCGAACCGTTGGAGCCGGAGATTTCCGGTGTCGATCTGCTCGGCAACCGCCACGCGTTCCAGCCGATCCACAGTATTAACCAGCTCTACGAGGACCTCGACGACCGGGTGATGGCCGGATTTGGCGGCGTCGCGGAATACGGCATCACCGTGCGCTGGAACAAGAACTTCCTGAAGCTGATCCGCCTGCAGCTGGAGCGCCGCGAGAGCTTCCGCATGTTTGGCGGCGTTCGTTTTGGCGGCACGCTTACCATCGATGGCGCATTCGCCGCCGGCTTCGACCATATTGCGCTTGCCGCCGGCGCCGGCAAACCGACCTATATCGATATGCCGAACGCCATGGCGCGCGGCGTGCGCATGGCGTCTGACTTCCTGATGGCGCTGCAGCTGACCGGCGCGGCGCGCCAGCCGTCAATCGCCAACCTGCAGCTTCGCCTGCCCGCCGTCGTCATCGGTGGCGGCCTGACCGCCGTCGACACGGCGACCGAGTCGATGGCGTACTATCCCGTGCAGGTTGAGAAGTTCCTGGCGCGCTACGAGGCGCTCGCCGCCGACGGCCGGGAAGCGCACCTTCGCGCGACATGGAGCGCGGAAGAAGCTGCCATCGCCGATGAATTCATGGTTCATGCCTATGCCATACGAACCGAGCGCATGGAGGCCGCCGCGGAAGGCCGCGAACCTCGAATACGCGAGCTCGTCCAGTCCTGGGGCGGCGTTACCATCGCCTATCGCCGCGACATCGCGGACTCACCGAGCTACCGGCTGAACCACGAGGAGGTCGCCCTGGCGCTGGAAGAAGGCATCAGCTTCGCGCCCGGCCTGACGCCGACGCGTGTCGACATTGATGAGTACGGTCACGCCAGCGCCCTGGTCACGACCGATGGGGACGGCAACGAGGTGACGTTGCCGGCACGCGCCATCCTGGTCGCCGCCGGCACCCAGCCGAACACGGTTCTGGCGCGCGAAGACAGCGCCCATGTCTCGCTGGACGGCAAGTACTTCCAGGCGTTCGACGAGGCGGCAGAGCCGGTCGCGCCGGAACAGGTCGCCAAGCCGGCCGAGACCGACGTCCTCATGCACATCGCGCCGGACGGCCGCTCGGTCAGCTTTCACGGCGACCTGCATCCAAGCTTCGCCGGGAATGTCGTGAAGGCCATGGGCGGCGCCAAGCGCGCCTATCCCGTCATCACCCGCATGCTGGAGAAGCTGGACGCGGCGGCAAATGTTGGCGAAGCCGCCTTCTTCGATGACCTGACCCAACGTCTGGTCGCGACCGTCGCCTGGGTCGAGCGGTTGACGCCGACCATTGTCGAGGTTGTCGTCCACGCGCCCGAGGCGGCGGCGAACTTCAAGCCCGGCCAATTCTACCGCCTGCAGAACTACGAGAGCTTCAGCGGCAGGCCCGCCGACACCCTGCTCGCCATGGAGCCGCTCGCCATGACCGGCGCGTGGACCGATCCCGAGCGCGGCCTGTTGTCGCTAATCGTCCTGGAAATGGGTGGCTCGTCGGACCTGGTCGCCAATCTGCGCAAGGACGAACCGGTCATCGTCATGGGCCCGACCGGCTCGCCGACCGAGATCCCGTCGGGTGAAACGGTCCTTTTGTTCGGCGGCGGTCTGGGCAACGCCGTTCTGTTTTCCATCGGCCGCGCGATGCGCGAGGCCGGCAGCCGCGTGCTCTATGTCGCCGGCTATCGGAAGGTCGAGGACCGCTACAAGGTCGCGGAGATCGAGCAGGCCGCCGACACCATTATCTGGGCGTGCGACGAACAGCCGGGCTTCGAACCGAGCCGGCCCCAGGACCGCAGCTTTGTCGGCAACATCGTCGATGCGGTCACCGCCTATCAGGCGGGCGAGTTGGGTGAGGTGACGATCGGCCTGGACGAGGTCGACCGTATCATCGCCATCGGCTCCGACAAGATGATGGCCGCGGTCAAAGCAGCGCGCTTTGGCGCCTTCTCGCCCTGGCTCAAGCCCGAGCACACGGCGATCGGCAGTATCAACAGTCCGATGCAGTGCATGATGAAAGAGGTCTGCGCCCAGTGCCTGCAGCCACATGTCGATCCCTTGACCGGCGAACGCCGGCCGCCCGTCTTCTCCTGCTTCAACCAGGATCAGATGCTGGACTGCGTCGACTTCCCTGGCCTTGCCCAACGGCTCGCCCAGAACGGCGTGCACGAAAAGCTGACCCGCTTCTGGATCGATCGGTCGCTGCGTGAAATGGCGTTAAGGCCGGCTGCCGAATAG